DNA from Saccharomyces cerevisiae S288C chromosome V, complete sequence:
AGATGATGTAGGATAtggtgaaaaagaagaagacgatgaagacgaagaagacGATGATTTTAAAGAGTAGTAAGCAAAATGTCGTACATACCGGCCTCTACTTGTGTATTCTGTTTACTTCAATTTCCTATATGCGTTctatatgtatataaacTATATGTCAGCAGAAAATTGTAAAAATATAGCACAGAATTAAAGGGGAGAAGAGTCATTCACATGCAAGTGCGCAACTGCTGCAAAATATCTCTTAACAACAGTTATTTCCATTTgcctttttgttttcgtttGGTGTTGGTGTCAGACTAATCGTTGGTCCATTAGGAGCGGACGCACCATTGGCATTCCCGTTGGCACTGGAGTCACCAAGGTCCATTTGATGCTTGCTGACCTTTTGATAGATGGTATTGATTAACTCTTCAAAAGCCTTATCCACGTTTTCACTGTTCAAAGCACTTGTTTCTGTGAATAATAACTGATTTTCCTGTGCAAAAGTCTTGGACTCCTCCGTAGGTACAGCACGTAAATGGGCCAAATCAGACTTGTTACCGATAAGCCCCACTGCGACGTTGTCATCTGCATTTTCTCTTAATTCTGATAACCAATGATTACAATTTTCATATGAGCTTGATTTACTGATATCGTAAACGATCAAGGCACCTACAGCTCCTCTATAATAAGCAGAAGTAATGGCTCTGTAACGTTCCTGGCCCGCAGTATCCCAAATCTGCGCCTTGATCCTCTTGCCATCAATTTCCAAAGTTCTGGTGGCAAACTCAACCCCAATTGTAGACTTTGAATCCATATTGAATTCGTTCTTCGTAAATCTTGACAATAGATTGGATTTCCCTACCCCGGAATCACCGATCAGTACAATTTTAAATAGTAGGTCGTAATCATACCCGTAGTCCTCGCTGCTCATTGTTGAAATCCCCAGACGCCGTCAGAATCCCTTTGCTGGCCTAAACAAAGTGCCTTGTAATAAAGGTCAAATTGTTATTcgtttctttcttgaaaagTTTTGAGTTTCCCTCTTTCTCTAATTTAGCACCCGCACACCGCAGCGGCCTGTGATATTCCGCATTGGAAAATGGTAAACAAACAACAAACGAGCCCAAACATAACAACAGTAGAATTGACGCCTAGGAACAACAATACAACATACTTACAGCAAGACTACTACCTAATTAGTGCAATTAGATTGCGCTGGGATAGATCTGAAGCTTTTTTTCCGATTATGAGCCTCCCTGTTACACCTGTCAAGAGCAAAGTGTGCAGTACATTATCGATACAACATGAGATGGACCATGATCAATGCCGTGATGTGTTGTGCCCACGCGAAAACTTACTAGCCATTAATAGAACTAATAATATAGAGAGTGTTGCTATACCGCGACAGAGATCGagcaagaacaagaaaccCCATGAGCATACACAATCGCAGGTTCGATTTTCCATTCCAGATCCAAATGAAATATCACAGGACTCCCCACTGAAAATTGTATTCCCCAAGAGTGGAAATGAAACCGAAAGAAGAATGTCTACTTCATCATTACTTATGAATAGCCATGGTCATTTAGTCGACATGCACTCTAAAATACTGGTCGATGTCCCTAAAGAAGTTTGGAAGTTTCATCATAAcaggagaaaaaaatgtgaaaGCAGGCACCGTAAAACTCGTTCTGATGTTAGGTCCAACACAAGTAGTAGTGGAAAAGAACCAAACCATTCTAGATCAAAATCATTACAGTCGATCATTGTGGATACAATGAACACATATCGTGCAACCGAGGTTGAGACCAGTATTAATGAGAATACTAGTAATATTAGCCAAGTATCTCCGCTGAATTTATCATTTGACAGGCCTCCTCCCTTAACTCCCGAAAAGAATTTATATCTCACTCCTGAATCGCCATTGAACAGATATCATTTACCAGTTCCATTAGAAATATCTCTGCCGCCCTACTTATCTCCGCAAAACAAGGATAAAAAGAGGAGTAGCTTGGTTTACGATGGGGATGGCTATAGCCAGTTTCAAGAAGGTAACACCTCATCGTCAACTGAATCTTCTCTAGAACAGCCCTCATCGTCGTATtcagatgaagatgattcTATTCCATATGCCCACCATGATGTGTCTTTCGAGTTAAATAATGCAGATGCTGATAAGCTTCTTGGAATTGATGAGAACGCCAACGTCAATCTGAAGATACAAAGGAGAAATCTCAAAAACCCACAACATATTAAGAGTAAAACAGATAGGGAATGTGAGGAAAAAAacactgaaaaaaatgtttcgTTAAAAATTCTGTCAACACCAAATAAACTGATAGACATCCCCGACTTAGAGCACATGAAATCCCCACCAAGCACAGGTTTAAATGGGacattaaaatttttccagCAGTTTGAACCTAGCGAGGAGCCAACTTCTCCAACTCGCCAAGTTAACCCTGAATCACTGGACAAACTCGATATGTCATTCAAATTTCCCTCCAGTACTACTAACAATAATGTGGATAAGGTACATGAAAATAGAAACTCTGGAGACACGAACAATGAAGATTTCCTGAAAGTTGATACTTCGCCTGTGAATCAATCATTTGAATCCAGAAGACAGATGTTAATAGACTTGCAAAAATCTCCGACGAATAATAATCCGAGGATACATAAACATAGGAGAAGCAGGAGCGTTCATAATATTGATGACATTTCCTTAAATTTCGAGGCAACCTCCACACCACCAGCTCCGACCTCTGCTCCCTCAATTCCTGTTGAACATTCTAACCCATGTACTTCCATTGAAATACCTAAGAGATCACCCTTACGGTTCACGTCATCTCCAAAAACATCTGATATTCCTCCTGAAGCTCAATCACCTAAAAATGGGTCCTTCCTCCAAGAAATCTCGGTACCTTCGATTCAAATTATACCAGATGAAAGTATCTCTCATACAAGAGAACCATCACCATCACTTATTGAATGCCCAGAGGATGAAAACGAAGCTTTTTCTACTGAAGTTGCTGACCATTCTATTGCAATAATTAGTGAAACAAAAAGTGTTCCATCGATAGAGCCATTCAAACCGCTATCTTCATTCAATTCATTTGgtcaagaaattcaaaacaAGGAACCAACTCCTTTGAACCAAACTCCTACAGACTTAATTGGTAAACAAAGAAACTGTGTGAATCCGCATTCAATTCCATTTAGTGTTTTATCTTCCAATAGCCAATCGTCACAATCGGGTAGTAGTAAATCTTCCTACAATTCTGagttttcttccaataCTGCCATTACGGATACAACATCTCAACCTTCTGTGACCATTAACAGGTCAACTTTAGAACATAACTttatagaagaaaaacgaTCAATTAAAAATTTAGGTCATGGTCCTCCATCCCAGAAGAACAACTATTCGTTCCCCAGGAATAAGAATACTCCTTCAAATAGACACGATTTGGATTTTAATACCATTTACGAAAAAAGAGATGGTAAAATGGTTGAGGTTATTCTTTTagatgaggatgaagatgtAGGCCTCAAAAATAACGATATATCACGAACAAGAGTCTGCCATGCTCAAAAAGCTAAAAATGAGCAACAGAAGAAACGTCTAAGCCATTGCAACGAAATTTTGGGCATGTGTGATAAAACTGCAGATGAtgcaaaaagaattatttATCAACTGGTAAATGAGAAGCATAAATTCTCAGAAAAAGGACAACAAacaaagccaaaaaaatcaagagTACTTCCGCCGTTGCCTTTTCCACTGTATGATGAAAAAGGGAATTCTTTGATCCCGAACAAGTATCAGTCCAGTATTCATAACGACATTCCATCTCATCGCAAactaaaataaaaaaaaaaaaaacaaccCTACAAATTGTTCTGGTAAACAGATTTGACCAGCTCATCGCATGAAGATTTATCGGAATGGCAATTTGCTTATTGcctattttattttttcatcggacattacaaaatttcataTCTCTTACATGTAAGAAAAACTTCTAGTTTTTGTACTTTCTTAAAAAAACTATATTCAGACATGCCAATTCTGTAAAACAAATTAATAATATGTACTTTTATATCTACCAAAGATCATCCTTGGCACATGCAATTGATTACAAATACGAACATTACGCAAAGGTTTTAAAGCTAGTCACCTACTAGGGAAGAAATGTGGAGGCTACGGGCATAAAAAACATGCAGTATTTTCTCACGCTCTCTTTGGCGAGCTTTGAACAGAAGATGGTGTCTCCTGAATAGGGCTTAATGAGTAGTCATTTGAGAACTCCGGTGTGGGTTTAGTAAATGAATTAGTTGGTGTGATAGTTGTCGGTAAATTTGGTGAGATTACGTAGTTATCATTGCATTTTCCATCTAAACCATTCGATATTTGATGTTGTGGCGAAAGAACACTTGAAGGTTCTACGTTTTGACCAACATtatgattttgatatttaCTATCTCTCATTTGGGATGAAGTTTTTCGGGAGAGTGAATTGCAGTCATAAGTATTCCAATTATTACTGTTAAAGAAGGTGACAGTCTTGTTTGTAAGTTCaatcttatttttcatcGGAGCTAATTCTTTAGCCCCTTGGTTGATCGTTAATTTCCCATTAAAACTATGCGTACTTCTGAAAGACGATGACACAGATGAAAAAGGAGAGACTTCTCTATTCTTGGAGCCGCCCCGTAAAGGAGATTTCAGTGTACGACGATTAAGATCATCTCTTTCAGAATCAGAGAAGTTAAAATCCTCTGGAATGCCATTAATTTCATCGATGTCGTAGTGGTCGAAATCAAAAAACTTACTTTTCTGATTGTATTCGTCTTCCTCAGCTTcatcaatgaaaaagagaTTACTCATTGGTCTGGGGACTTCTGAATCTAAATCGCAATTTAAGTCATGATATTTTAGTGATTGAGACCTAGCTGGCGGCGGAAGAGGGGGGCTATTGAGTACAGCCGTATACTGTGGGCTCGCATAGTGCGGCTGCTGTGAATGAGAGGAATCAATAAGTTGAAACGGAGTTCTTAGTATGCTACTAgtgtcatcatcatcatcttcaccatcatcatcgGTGATTGCAAGGGCTTGTGATTGCGCATCAGAAACGCTTGGAGTTATTACAATCTTAGCCGGTGTTTGAAGAATCTGCGAATGAGGATGATTGGGAGGATGGGATTCTGATTTGGTTTCATACAAAGAACTTTGCAGGGAGACCTGCCTTTCTGAATCATTGGATACTAAGCCGTTAGAATTGTTCCCTCCTGTCCCAGAATCACTTTCAGCGTCACTTGCACTATCATCAACATTAAATATATCTGAAAACGACTTTACTGTAGGCTTGGTAGAGCCAGTAGTACCTGTAAGGGAAGCCTTTATTGCAGAAGTGTGCTCCGTTTCATCATCCGAATTATTCCTTTTGAGAGAGAAACTATAGTTCGGCTTTCCATCACGTATGATATTTTTGTTAGATTGACTATAGATCCCCCGTGTTGATTTTGCATTTGCTGGTCCACTTTCTATACTAGGAGCTTCATCGGAAAACATATAAGACTCAGCTTCTGACATCTCTTTGTCGTCGTTATCGTCCTCATCAGACAAATCGAAAAGGTCattgtatttttgaatAGGCTTCTTGACATTATCGTTTATTAGAAACTGCTCTTTGTTGTCAACCGTTTCTCCAAGAGATGCATCATCATGGTGTCCGCCATGGTTACCAttaaaagtttctttccCGTTTTCTAATCGTTTTTGATAAAGATTATCActctcattttcatctcCATTGTTACTGTTATCTTTACCATCCTCctcctcatcatcatcgCTCAAGTTAAAAAGATcattgaactttttgaCTTTATTGCTTTTCAAGGATGTTTCTTCGAATCGAGTCGATAAACCGCATATTTCGTTTCCCTCATTACCACTCTCATCATCTTCTATACAATTCATATCGTCATCAAAGTTCTCATCCTCATATAGATCGTCTATGTATACATTTGCCGCCGGTTCCGGTTTGGAGTAATACTTTACAGATGATGTCCTTACGTTTATGCCGGCATATTCAAACGAAAATTCCGactcatcatcatcatcatcgtcatcatcatcgtcatcataatcatcatcatgATCATTATCGCCATCACCGTTTTCAGAAGATTCGTCATTACAATCGTTGGCTTTATgggtttctttttcattgacAGAGTATTCATCGGAATTGTTGTTGAGGGAATAcaccttttcttcttcttttctattaAGACTAATCcttacttttttcttgttcaagGTCTCGTTTTGACTATCGTTTTTGTTCACTTTTGAAGGTGATGATTGTAAGTCGCCGTGTCGTATCTTTGGTGAGAGGGAAAGTGTTTGACTATAAAAACAAGGTGACTTGTTTATTGGTGATGTGGTTTCGGAAGAGGTTAAAGTGGAAGTAGTGGTCACTCTTTCGATGTCTAATATTTTCTCATCGGTTTGTTCATTAGAAGATTGGTCATTATTAATGGTGGTGGTTGAATTTCCGGAAAACGCAGCGGCTAGTAGACTCATATCCATTTGAGAAGCCTTTCCCAAATTTATTATATCATCATGAGAATGAATTCTTGCTTGTCTGTTTCTATTTTTGGCAAGCGCTAATGCTTTATAAACATGATGTTCCTTCTTAGATGACCCGTCCTCAGCATCGTCGATATTTTCCTGCTGTTTACCcttgttcttgttcaaTATTCTTATGGCAGGTTCCAGGTTAGATGGTGATGTAGTTGAAGTTAGATTTTCATTGCCAATGATAGGGGTTTTGAATTGTTTAGAAGAAGTCGCTTCAGATGTGTTTGATGCTGGGGAAGCAGGATCgtttaatattattacgTGCGATTCGACCTTGGAATCTCCCCACGAATGAGTAATTGTGCCCTTAATAGCAGGCAGAGAGTCTGTGGTTCTATTAAAATCTTTTGCAGGAgaagtttttttatatGCAGTATATTCACTTTCATTGTCATGACGTGAAAAGGAAGAGGTAGAAGAGGAAGGAAAGAGCGGCGGTGGTAATGGCGGCGGAGGTCCAGTATTTTTTGTGGGTGGATTTTGGAGAACAAATGAATTTGAAGTAGTCTGATTTGTGCTTGTGGTTGGAGTTGAAGCTAAATGCGAGTTTAAGTTTGAGTTTGAAGTTTTCTTGAACAACTTTGAAGTCTTGTTAGCCAAACGATGGAAAGACTCAAATCCAGGTGAGTGTTTCGCGGGTGGTGGAATGCTATCGTAATTCATTTGTGATGGTGTAGATGGTAGAAAGTCTAAGGAGTCATCACTTGACCTTTGAGAACTATTATTAGTATTGCCACTGAAGTTGCTATGTCGCTTGGGGCTTTCATCAAACGACGTGGACTTCTTATGGGCTTTTATGAAAGACCGCATGATGAAATATTCCAGTTATGCGTGTGCGTCTTGTGATGCAGATCCTTTTGGGCAAAAACAGTTGGTTTGTGCGAAAACGCAAGGTAATAAATAGGCTTAAAggaactaaaaaaaaaaaaaggaaaataacCAGCTAAGATTTAAGGTACAAGAAAGCGGTTGCACCTCAAGTAATGATAGTTATTAAACCTTGGATTGGACCAGATGTTTAAAATTGTTTTCAATAGTAGATTTGCAGTCGTAAATGCGTTCTCAGCAATATCATATTGTGTTTATGAAGTATTACCAAACGGGTAGAAGAACGGTTTAAGAGAATATGTCCGGATAAAGCGATCAGGAGAAAAGCTTAAAACCCAAAGTGGTCAATCTGCAGCCCATTTAGGCACTCTGCATTTAACCGATACCCGGATTGAAGAAAGCTGGCGGGTGTATGGGTGAAGGAGAAGAAAGGAAGTGATTAGGAGAAACCTCATGGAGATGAGCACATGCTACAACTAATAACGTTATTCTACTTAAAACGagcaaaacaaaaaaaaaaacaagacaATTGAAAACGCAATGGATGCATTCAGCTTAAAGAAGGATaatcgaaaaaaatttcaagataaacagaaattgaaaagaaaacatgCCACACCCAGTGATAGAAAGTACCGGCTATTGAACCgccaaaaagaagagaaagcTACCACAGAGGAGAAAGATCAAGACCAAGAACAGCCCGCCCTGAAGTCAAACGAGGACAGGTACTATGAGGACCCGGTACTCGAGGACCCGCATTCTGCAGTCGCCAATGCAGAGTTGAACAAGGTGCTAAAAGACGTCCTCAAAAATCGGCTCCAGCAGAACGACGACGCCACAGCCGTCAATAATGTTGCTAATAAagatactttgaaaatcaaagaCCTCAAGCAGATGAATACGGATGAGCTCAATCGTTGGCTCGGACGGCAGAATACAACATCGGCTATAACAGCGGCTGAGCCCGAATCATTAGTCGTTCCCATTCACGTACAAGGTGATCATGATCGTGCGGGCAAGAAGA
Protein-coding regions in this window:
- the YPT31 gene encoding Rab family GTPase YPT31 (Rab family GTPase; involved in the exocytic pathway; mediates intra-Golgi traffic or the budding of post-Golgi vesicles from the trans-Golgi; YPT31 has a paralog, YPT32, that arose from the whole genome duplication; localizes to the transitional and late Golgi), coding for MSSEDYGYDYDLLFKIVLIGDSGVGKSNLLSRFTKNEFNMDSKSTIGVEFATRTLEIDGKRIKAQIWDTAGQERYRAITSAYYRGAVGALIVYDISKSSSYENCNHWLSELRENADDNVAVGLIGNKSDLAHLRAVPTEESKTFAQENQLLFTETSALNSENVDKAFEELINTIYQKVSKHQMDLGDSSANGNANGASAPNGPTISLTPTPNENKKANGNNCC
- the FIR1 gene encoding Fir1p (Protein involved in 3' mRNA processing; interacts with Ref2p; APCC(Cdh1) substrate; potential Cdc28p substrate) — encoded protein: MSLPVTPVKSKVCSTLSIQHEMDHDQCRDVLCPRENLLAINRTNNIESVAIPRQRSSKNKKPHEHTQSQVRFSIPDPNEISQDSPLKIVFPKSGNETERRMSTSSLLMNSHGHLVDMHSKILVDVPKEVWKFHHNRRKKCESRHRKTRSDVRSNTSSSGKEPNHSRSKSLQSIIVDTMNTYRATEVETSINENTSNISQVSPLNLSFDRPPPLTPEKNLYLTPESPLNRYHLPVPLEISLPPYLSPQNKDKKRSSLVYDGDGYSQFQEGNTSSSTESSLEQPSSSYSDEDDSIPYAHHDVSFELNNADADKLLGIDENANVNLKIQRRNLKNPQHIKSKTDRECEEKNTEKNVSLKILSTPNKLIDIPDLEHMKSPPSTGLNGTLKFFQQFEPSEEPTSPTRQVNPESLDKLDMSFKFPSSTTNNNVDKVHENRNSGDTNNEDFLKVDTSPVNQSFESRRQMLIDLQKSPTNNNPRIHKHRRSRSVHNIDDISLNFEATSTPPAPTSAPSIPVEHSNPCTSIEIPKRSPLRFTSSPKTSDIPPEAQSPKNGSFLQEISVPSIQIIPDESISHTREPSPSLIECPEDENEAFSTEVADHSIAIISETKSVPSIEPFKPLSSFNSFGQEIQNKEPTPLNQTPTDLIGKQRNCVNPHSIPFSVLSSNSQSSQSGSSKSSYNSEFSSNTAITDTTSQPSVTINRSTLEHNFIEEKRSIKNLGHGPPSQKNNYSFPRNKNTPSNRHDLDFNTIYEKRDGKMVEVILLDEDEDVGLKNNDISRTRVCHAQKAKNEQQKKRLSHCNEILGMCDKTADDAKRIIYQLVNEKHKFSEKGQQTKPKKSRVLPPLPFPLYDEKGNSLIPNKYQSSIHNDIPSHRKLK
- the ZRG8 gene encoding Zrg8p (hypothetical protein; authentic, non-tagged protein is detected in highly purified mitochondria in high-throughput studies; GFP-fusion protein is localized to the cytoplasm; transcription induced under conditions of zinc deficiency); translated protein: MRSFIKAHKKSTSFDESPKRHSNFSGNTNNSSQRSSDDSLDFLPSTPSQMNYDSIPPPAKHSPGFESFHRLANKTSKLFKKTSNSNLNSHLASTPTTSTNQTTSNSFVLQNPPTKNTGPPPPLPPPLFPSSSTSSFSRHDNESEYTAYKKTSPAKDFNRTTDSLPAIKGTITHSWGDSKVESHVIILNDPASPASNTSEATSSKQFKTPIIGNENLTSTTSPSNLEPAIRILNKNKGKQQENIDDAEDGSSKKEHHVYKALALAKNRNRQARIHSHDDIINLGKASQMDMSLLAAAFSGNSTTTINNDQSSNEQTDEKILDIERVTTTSTLTSSETTSPINKSPCFYSQTLSLSPKIRHGDLQSSPSKVNKNDSQNETLNKKKVRISLNRKEEEKVYSLNNNSDEYSVNEKETHKANDCNDESSENGDGDNDHDDDYDDDDDDDDDDDESEFSFEYAGINVRTSSVKYYSKPEPAANVYIDDLYEDENFDDDMNCIEDDESGNEGNEICGLSTRFEETSLKSNKVKKFNDLFNLSDDDEEEDGKDNSNNGDENESDNLYQKRLENGKETFNGNHGGHHDDASLGETVDNKEQFLINDNVKKPIQKYNDLFDLSDEDDNDDKEMSEAESYMFSDEAPSIESGPANAKSTRGIYSQSNKNIIRDGKPNYSFSLKRNNSDDETEHTSAIKASLTGTTGSTKPTVKSFSDIFNVDDSASDAESDSGTGGNNSNGLVSNDSERQVSLQSSLYETKSESHPPNHPHSQILQTPAKIVITPSVSDAQSQALAITDDDGEDDDDDTSSILRTPFQLIDSSHSQQPHYASPQYTAVLNSPPLPPPARSQSLKYHDLNCDLDSEVPRPMSNLFFIDEAEEDEYNQKSKFFDFDHYDIDEINGIPEDFNFSDSERDDLNRRTLKSPLRGGSKNREVSPFSSVSSSFRSTHSFNGKLTINQGAKELAPMKNKIELTNKTVTFFNSNNWNTYDCNSLSRKTSSQMRDSKYQNHNVGQNVEPSSVLSPQHQISNGLDGKCNDNYVISPNLPTTITPTNSFTKPTPEFSNDYSLSPIQETPSSVQSSPKRA
- a CDS encoding uncharacterized protein (hypothetical protein; non-essential gene; expression induced upon calcium shortage; protein abundance increases in response to DNA replication stress) codes for the protein MDAFSLKKDNRKKFQDKQKLKRKHATPSDRKYRLLNRQKEEKATTEEKDQDQEQPALKSNEDRYYEDPVLEDPHSAVANAELNKVLKDVLKNRLQQNDDATAVNNVANKDTLKIKDLKQMNTDELNRWLGRQNTTSAITAAEPESLVVPIHVQGDHDRAGKKISAPSTDLPEELETDQDFLDGLL